The following proteins are co-located in the Gemmatimonadota bacterium genome:
- a CDS encoding tetratricopeptide repeat protein gives MSSLWDRMRERKLVQWTVAYLAAAWMLLQVADLLGEQFGWPVAVLRALTLALAGGLPLAIVVAWYHGEKGQQRVSGPELVIIATLLVIAGAAMTLVTGRRRAAAPLDHSSVAVLPFENLSADRENEYFSDGVTEDIITQLSKIGGLRVIGRTSVMAYKGKQIRLRAVGQELGVAHVLEGSVRRIGNRVRITAQLVNAATEGHLWAETFDRELKDVFAIQTEIATRIADALKAALSPAERERLAAAPTVNLTAYDYYLRGRDYYYEYLGEANENAIALFRRAIEVDPGYALAWAGLGDAFAQRALRFGMGAAWLDSAEAVARKAIALDAAAAEGHKALGLVYLVRGWSRKAIEANERALSLNPGYWAAMGNLGYAQMQIGNMADAARASFRSVSIEPTLAESQLTPATLYLMLEDDGRAEPWLRRALELQPNHPGARNLLIELYLLRGDLEAAAAAAQGATAGSGLDPVNRAAAAKVEVYAGRYDRAVTLFEGVPSSALVLRDQNFGRGNVADYALALMRSGRAAEARRLIDKRMTDVQREREQGAESLVVPLELAALHALRGEKEHALRELERAARTGLVAQRMLARDPAFESLRGEPEFQGILAAMKTRAAAERRRIQALSQG, from the coding sequence ATGTCGTCGCTCTGGGACCGCATGCGTGAGCGGAAACTCGTTCAGTGGACGGTCGCATACCTGGCCGCGGCCTGGATGCTGCTCCAGGTGGCGGATTTGCTGGGCGAGCAGTTCGGCTGGCCCGTCGCCGTGCTGCGCGCGCTCACCCTCGCGCTGGCCGGGGGGCTGCCGCTCGCGATCGTGGTCGCCTGGTACCACGGCGAAAAGGGTCAACAGCGCGTCAGCGGGCCTGAGCTGGTCATCATCGCGACGCTGCTCGTGATCGCCGGGGCCGCCATGACCCTGGTGACGGGCCGCCGACGGGCCGCCGCGCCACTCGACCACAGCTCCGTCGCCGTGCTGCCCTTCGAGAATCTGTCGGCGGATCGGGAGAACGAGTACTTCAGCGACGGGGTGACCGAAGACATCATCACGCAGCTCTCGAAGATCGGCGGGCTGCGCGTGATCGGTCGCACGTCGGTGATGGCGTACAAAGGCAAGCAGATCCGGCTCCGTGCGGTCGGCCAGGAGCTCGGGGTGGCGCACGTGCTGGAGGGAAGCGTCCGCCGCATTGGCAACCGGGTGCGCATCACAGCGCAGCTAGTCAATGCGGCGACGGAGGGTCATCTGTGGGCGGAGACGTTCGACCGCGAGCTGAAGGACGTTTTCGCGATCCAGACAGAGATCGCGACGCGCATCGCGGACGCCCTGAAGGCGGCGCTCTCGCCCGCCGAGCGCGAACGCCTCGCGGCCGCGCCGACCGTGAACCTCACGGCGTACGACTACTACCTCCGCGGCCGAGACTACTATTACGAGTATCTGGGCGAGGCCAACGAGAACGCGATCGCGCTGTTCCGCAGGGCGATCGAGGTGGACCCTGGGTACGCGCTGGCGTGGGCGGGGCTTGGCGACGCGTTCGCGCAGCGCGCGCTGCGCTTCGGGATGGGCGCGGCGTGGCTGGACTCGGCCGAGGCCGTCGCGCGCAAGGCCATTGCCCTGGATGCGGCGGCGGCCGAGGGCCACAAGGCTTTGGGGCTGGTGTATCTGGTGCGCGGGTGGAGCCGCAAGGCGATCGAGGCGAACGAGCGCGCGCTGTCGCTCAATCCGGGCTACTGGGCGGCGATGGGGAATCTCGGATACGCGCAGATGCAGATCGGCAACATGGCCGATGCCGCGCGCGCGAGCTTCCGTAGCGTCTCGATCGAGCCCACGCTGGCGGAATCGCAGCTCACACCGGCGACGCTCTACCTCATGCTGGAGGACGACGGGCGCGCCGAGCCATGGCTGCGCCGCGCGCTCGAGCTCCAGCCGAATCATCCCGGCGCGAGAAACCTGCTGATCGAGCTCTATCTGCTGCGAGGGGATCTCGAGGCGGCAGCCGCAGCCGCGCAGGGCGCGACCGCAGGCAGCGGCCTGGATCCGGTGAACAGGGCAGCCGCTGCGAAGGTGGAGGTGTACGCCGGCCGCTATGACCGGGCCGTCACGCTGTTCGAGGGCGTGCCTTCCAGCGCCCTGGTCCTGCGGGACCAGAACTTCGGGCGCGGGAACGTGGCCGACTACGCCCTCGCGCTCATGAGGTCCGGTCGCGCGGCCGAGGCCCGGCGCTTGATCGACAAGCGCATGACCGACGTGCAGCGCGAGCGCGAGCAAGGCGCTGAGTCGCTCGTGGTGCCGCTGGAGCTGGCGGCGCTGCACGCGTTGCGCGGCGAGAAGGAGCACGCCCTGCGCGAGCTCGAGCGCGCCGCGCGGACCGGATTGGTCGCGCAGCGCATGCTGGCGCGCGATCCCGCGTTCGAAAGCCTGCGCGGCGAGCCGGAATTCCAAGGCATTCTCGCGGCGATGAAAACGCGCGCAGCCGCCGAGCGGCGCAGGATCCAGGCGCTGAGTCAAGGCTGA
- a CDS encoding nucleotidyltransferase domain-containing protein yields the protein MSLVAQEIEFDAALLDAVSKRLGLRRVILFGSRATREPPPLPESDIDLAISFTAPACRASWWDCHTELASVFPDAQVDLAFLADANPLFRWEIARDGLLLWGDPLDHLEFRAFAFRDFMDSGDLRALERSLFEKKLAWIRRRLHAAA from the coding sequence ATGAGTCTCGTCGCTCAGGAGATCGAGTTCGACGCAGCGCTGCTGGATGCGGTGAGCAAGCGGCTGGGGTTGCGCAGGGTGATCCTCTTCGGGTCCCGGGCAACCCGCGAACCGCCGCCCTTGCCGGAGAGCGACATCGATCTCGCGATCTCTTTCACCGCTCCCGCGTGTCGAGCGAGCTGGTGGGATTGCCACACGGAGCTGGCGTCCGTCTTCCCCGATGCGCAGGTGGATCTCGCATTCCTGGCGGATGCGAACCCCCTCTTCCGGTGGGAGATCGCCAGGGATGGCCTGCTGCTCTGGGGCGACCCTCTCGACCACCTCGAGTTCCGCGCCTTCGCATTTCGCGACTTCATGGACTCGGGGGATTTGCGCGCCCTGGAGCGCAGCTTGTTCGAGAAGAAGCTGGCCTGGATCCGCCGACGCCTGCATGCTGCGGCCTGA
- a CDS encoding nucleotidyl transferase AbiEii/AbiGii toxin family protein produces the protein MVSPDAPDFERLIAAISSELRRRGLPYMLIGGQAVLLHGEPRLTRDIDITLGAGPDRAPDILQVCASLGLSPLIDDVARFVQRSFVLPAADEASGIRVDFVFSTTPYESEAIRRAVSVDLAGVPVAFASAEDLILHKLFAGRPRDVEDARGVVLRKGPEIDWDYVERWAEEFAAVPGREDLPERVQALRAESDQTS, from the coding sequence ATGGTCTCCCCCGACGCTCCTGATTTCGAGCGGCTGATCGCGGCCATTTCCAGCGAGCTGCGGCGCCGCGGACTGCCCTACATGCTGATTGGCGGCCAGGCCGTACTGCTGCATGGTGAACCGCGGCTGACACGCGACATCGACATCACGCTCGGCGCAGGCCCCGACCGCGCCCCGGACATTCTACAGGTGTGCGCCTCGCTAGGTCTCAGCCCCCTGATCGACGACGTCGCCCGCTTCGTCCAGCGCAGCTTTGTCCTACCGGCCGCCGACGAGGCCAGTGGCATCAGGGTCGATTTTGTGTTCTCCACGACACCGTATGAGAGCGAGGCTATCCGGCGCGCCGTGTCGGTCGACCTCGCGGGCGTGCCGGTCGCCTTCGCGTCAGCGGAGGACCTCATCCTCCACAAGCTCTTCGCCGGCAGGCCGCGCGATGTGGAGGATGCGCGCGGCGTCGTCCTGCGAAAGGGGCCGGAGATCGACTGGGATTACGTGGAGCGCTGGGCGGAGGAATTTGCCGCCGTTCCAGGCAGAGAGGACCTCCCCGAGCGCGTCCAGGCGCTCCGCGCCGAATCCGACCAGACATCTTAG
- a CDS encoding type II toxin-antitoxin system HicB family antitoxin — protein MQREFTAVFKKVPEGYVGFVEELPGANTQGATLEEARANLREAVQLVLDASRALIEEELGQTDIVREPLRIPAA, from the coding sequence ATGCAGCGCGAGTTCACTGCAGTCTTCAAGAAGGTACCTGAGGGTTACGTCGGGTTCGTGGAGGAACTCCCTGGCGCTAACACTCAGGGCGCCACGTTGGAGGAGGCTCGGGCCAATCTCCGTGAAGCCGTGCAGCTGGTCCTAGACGCCAGTCGCGCGCTGATCGAGGAAGAACTCGGGCAGACCGATATCGTTCGCGAACCCCTTCGCATCCCAGCGGCGTGA